The proteins below are encoded in one region of Brassica napus cultivar Da-Ae chromosome A6, Da-Ae, whole genome shotgun sequence:
- the LOC106346645 gene encoding COBW domain-containing protein 1: MATLLRLDTSTTYLAFTSPRALNNRFVSATRSRASVSVRTKTSPFYSSSSTVYSDSRRSFISVSASASASSLAVVETEDPFDVPTELTPDNRIPATIITGFLGSGKTTLLNHILTGDHGKRIAVIENEFGEVDIDGSLVAAKTAGAEDIILLNNGCLCCTVRGDLVRMISELVSKKKGRFDHIVIETTGLANPAPIIQTFYAEDEIFNDVKLDGVVTLVDAKHARLHLDEVKPEGFVNEAVEQIAYADRIIVNKTDLVGEEELDSVMQRIKTINSMAHMKRTKYGKVDLDYVLGIGGFDLERIENSVNEEEKEDHDDHHHDHGHDCHDHHKEHDHEHGHHDSHDHTHDPGVSSVSLVCEGDLDLEKANMWLGALLFQRSEDIYRMKGILSVQDMEERFVFQGVHEIFEGSPDRLWQKDETRTSKIVFIGKNLNREELEMGFRACLV, from the exons ATGGCGACGCTGCTTAGACTCGACACATCCACCACTTATCTCGCTTTCACCTCTCCCCGTGCGTTGAACAATCGTTTCGTTTCTGCTACTCGCAGTAGAGCCTCAGTCTCCGTCAGAACGAAAACGTCGCCGTTCTATTCCTCTTCCTCCACGGTTTACTCTGACAGCCGTCGGAGCTTCATCTCCGTCTCTGCCTCCGCCTCTGCTTCCTCGCTGGCTGTTGTGGAGACCGAAGACCCCTTCGACGTTCCCACTGAGCTTACCCCTGACAATCGGATTCCCGCCACTATTATCACTGGCTTCCTCGGCTCCGGTAAG ACGACATTGCTAAACCATATATTGACTGGAGATCATGGGAAGCGTATAGCTGTGATCGAGAACGAG TTTGGTGAAGTCGACATTGATGGATCGCTAGTTGCAGCTAAAACTGCTGGAGCTGAGGATATAATACTGCTTAACAATGGATGTCTCTGTTGCACAGTCAGGGGCGATCTTGTCAGGATGATTTCTGAATTGGTCAGCAAGAAGAAAGGAAGGTTTGACCATATAGTTATTGAGACAACAG GATTGGCGAATCCAGCCCCGATTATTCAAACATTCTATGCTGAGGATGAAATCTTCAACGATGTGAAACTTGATGGGGTTGTTACTCTGGTTGATGCTAAACATGCTCGTTTGCATCTAGATGAGGTCAAACCTGAAGGCTTTGTCAATGAGGCGGTTGAACAAATTGCTTACGCTGATCGTATCATAGTTAACAAG acTGATCTTGTTGGTGAGGAAGAACTAGATTCAGTGATGCAGCGGATAAAG ACCATAAACAGCATGGCTCACATGAAGCGAACAAAGTATGGGAAGGTTGACTTGGATTATGTTCTTGGAATTGGAGGTTTTGATCTTGAAAG AATTGAGAACTCTGTgaatgaagaagagaaggaagatcacgATGATCATCACCATGACCATGGTCATGACTGCCATGATCACCACAAGGAGCATGATCATGAACACG GGCATCACGATTCTCATGATCATACGCATGACCCTGGTGTTTCTTCAGTCAGTTTAGTTTGCGAAGGAGACTTAGACCTCGAGAAG GCTAACATGTGGCTTGGGGCGCTGTTGTTCCAACGTAGTGAGGATATCTACAGAATGAAAGGTATCCTCTCCGTCCAAGACATGGAGGAGAGATTCGTGTTTCAG GGAGttcatgaaatatttgaaggatCACCGGACCGGTTATGGCAAAAAGATGAGACAAGAACGAGCAAGATCGTTTTCATCGGCAAGAATTTGAACCGGGAGGAGTTAGAGATGGGTTTCAGAGCTTGCTTGGTTTGA
- the LOC106346642 gene encoding F-box/LRR-repeat protein 14 yields MGGACSRKRDQHVEDILNRGACGKYSKSSSSKWLATSLSRSGSGVKRTNGECPSLLELCVRKIQEDIDKYTTFSDLPRDISQQIFDELVCSQRLSLKSLEAFRDCAIQDLNLGEYPGVNDDWMDVISSQSTSLLSVDFSGSDITDSGLVSLKGCKSLESLNFNFCDQISNRGLDHLSGLSNLTSLSFRRNAAITAQGMRAFSNLVNMKKLDLEKCPGIHGGLVHLRDLTKLESLNIKWCNCITDADMEPISKLTNLRSLQICCSRITDFGISYLKGLNKLNLLNLEGCRHVTAACLDTLTALTELMFLNLNRCNFSDSGCEKFSDLINLKILNLGMNNITNSCLVHLRGLTKLESLNLDSCRIGDEGLVHLSGMLGLKSLELSDTEVGSHGLRHLSGLSNLESINLSFTVVTDSGLRKLSGLTSLRTLNLDARHVTDAGLSALTSLTGLTHLDLFGARITDSGTNHLRNLKKLQSLEICGGGLTDAGVKNIKDLSSLTLLNLSQNSNLTDKTLELISGLTALVSLNVSNSRVSNSGLRHLKPLKNLRSLTLESCKVSANDIRKLQATDLPNLVTFRPE; encoded by the exons ATGGGAGGAGCTTGCTCAAGGAAGAGAGATCAACACGTTGAGGATATTTTAAACAGAGGCGCCTGTGGAAAGTATAGCAAGAGTTCGAGTTCGAAATGGTTGGCTACTTCGCTCTCTAGGTCAGGCTCTGGTGTTAAACGGACTAATGGAGAATGCCCTTCGCTTTTGGAGCTCTGTGTCCGCAAGATACAGGAg GACATAGATAAATACACCACATTCTCAGACCTGCCTAGAGATATAAGTCAGCAGATATTTGATGAGCTGGTGTGTTCCCAACGGTTGAGTTTAAAGTCTCTCGAGGCATTTCGAGACTGTGCCATCCAG GATCTGAACTTGGGAGAGTACCCTGGAGTTAATGATGACTGGATGGATGTCATCTCCTCGCAAAGTACATCACTGCTTTCTGTGGATTTCTCGGGGTCTGATATCACGGACTCTGGTCTGGTTTCTTTAAAAGGTTGCAAGAGCCTGGAGTCCTTGAACTTTAACTTCTGTGACCAGATATCAAACCGTGGTCTGGATCATCTTAGCG GACTCTCAAACTTGACAAGTCTTAGCTTCAGAAGAAACGCTGCAATCACTGCACAAGGCATGCGTGCCTTTTCCAACTTGGTTAACATGAAGAAACTAGATCTTGAGAAGTGTCCTGGGATTCACGGTGGGCTCGTTCACCTGCGAG ATTTAACCAAATTAGAGTCCTTGAACATAAAGTGGTGTAACTGCATAACGGATGCAGACATGGAGCCTATCTCAA AGCTTACAAATCTGAGGAGCTTACAGATTTGTTGTAGTAGGATTACCGATTTTGGTATCAGCTACCTTAAAG GGCTAAACAAGCTTAACTTATTGAACTTGGAAGGGTGCCGTCATGTTACCGCTGCATGCCTGGACACACTCACAG CTCTTACGGAGTTGATGTTCTTGAACCTCAACAGATGCAACTTCTCAGACAGTGGGTGTGAAAAGTTTTCTG atttaattaatttgaagATCTTGAACTTGGGAATGAACAACATTACAAACTCATGCTTGGTTCACCTCAGAG GATTGACAAAGTTGGAGAGCTTGAACTTGGATTCTTGTAGAATTGGTGACGAAGGACTGGTGCATTTATCAG GTATGCTTGGGTTGAAATCTCTGGAGTTGTCTGATACCGAAGTAGGAAGCCATGGGCTTCGCCATCTCTCTG GTCTCTCGAACCTGGAGAGCATAAACCTATCATTCACTGTTGTAACCGATAGTGGTTTAAGGAAGTTatctggtttgacatctcttcGAACGCTGAATCTGGATGCTCGTCATGTCACTGATGCTGGACTTTCCGCGCTCACGA gtTTGACTGGATTGACTCACCTTGATCTCTTCGGTGCTCGTATCACAGACTCTGGTACAAATCATCTACGAA ACCTGAAGAAACTACAGTCACTTGAGATATGTGGTGGTGGACTAACTGATGCTGGTGTCAAGAACATAAAAGATCTTTCATCCCTCACACTCCTCAACCTATCTCAAAACTCGAACCTCACAGACAAAACTCTGGAGTTGATTTCTG GGTTGACGGCATTGGTGTCTCTTAACGTCTCAAACTCTCGAGTATCAAACTCAGGACTACGTCACCTGAAGCCATTGAAGAACCTGAGATCTCTGACCTTGGAGTCCTGCAAGGTCTCTGCTAACGACATCAGGAAGCTTCAGGCGACCGATCTGCCAAACCTGGTCACCTTCCGCCCTGAATGA
- the LOC106349833 gene encoding protein TOPLESS, translating into MSSLSRELVFLILQFLDEEKFKETVHKLEQESGFFFNMKYFEDEVHNGNWDEVEKYLSGFTKVDDNRYSMKIFFEIRKQKYLEALDKHDRPKAVEILVKDLKVFSTFNEELFKEITQLLTLENFRENEQLSKYGDTKSARSIMLVELKKLIEANPLFRDKLQFPTLRNSRLRTLINQSLNWQHQLCKNPRPNPDIKTLFVDHSCGPPNGARAPSPVNNPLLGGIPKAGGFPPLGAHGPFQPTASPVPTPLAGWMSSPSSVPHPAVSAGPIALGGPSISAALKHPRTPPTALDYPSADSEHVSKRTRPMGISDEVSLGVNMLPMSFPGQAHGHSPAFKAPDDLPKTVARTLTQGSSPMSMDFHPIKQTLLLVGTNVGDIGLWEVGSRERLVQKTFKVWDISKCSMPLQAALVKEPVVSVNRVIWSPDGSLFGVAYSRHIVQLYSYHGGEDMRQHLEIDAHVGGVNDISFSTPNKQLCVITCGDDKTIKVWDAATGVKRHTFEGHEAPVYSICPHYKENIQFIFSTALDGKIKAWLYDNMGSRVDYDAPGRWCTTMAYSADGTRLFSCGTSKDGESYIVEWNESEGAVKRTYQGFHKRSLGVVQFDTTKNRYLAAGDDFSIKFWDMDNVQLLTAIDGDGGLQASPRIRFNKEGSLLAVSGNENVIKVMANSDGLRLLHTFENVSSESSKPAISSLAAAAAAAAAATSAGLTDRPANVVSIQGMNGDSRNMVDVKPVITEEPNDKSKIWKLTEVSEPSQCRSLRLPENLRVAKISRLIFTNSGNAILALASNAIHLLWKWQRNDRNATGKATASLPPQQWQPASGILMTNDAAENNPEEAVPCFALSKNDSYVMSASGGKISLFNMMTFKTMATFMPPPPAATFLAFHPQDNNIIAIGMDDSTIQIYNVRVDEVKSKLKGHSKRITGLAFSNVLNVLVSSGADAQLCVWNTDGWEKQRSKVLPLPQGRPNTAPSDTRVQFHQDQAHFLVVHETQLAIYETTKLECMKQWPVRESSAPITHATFSCDSQLVYASFMDATICVFSSANLRLRCRVNPSAYLPASLSNSNVHPLVIAAHPQEPNMFAVGLSDGGVHIFEPVESEGKWGVAPPAENGSASGAAAAPSVGASASDQPQR; encoded by the exons GTTCCTGATCTTACAGTTTCTAGATGAGGAGAAGTTTAAAGAGACTGTTCACAA GCTTGAACAAGAATCTGGATTTTTCTTCAACATGAAGTATTTTGAGGATGAGGTGCATAATGGGAACTGGGATGAGGTTGAGAAGTATCTCTCTGGTTTCACAAAAGTTGATGATAATAGATACTCTATGAAGATATTCTTCGAGATTAGAAAGCAGAAGTATCTCGAGGCTTTGGATAA GCATGATCGTCCCAAGGCGGTGGAAATATTAGTGAAGGATTTGAAAGTGTTTTCAACTTTTAACGAGGAGCTTTTCAAAGAAATAACTCAGCTCTTGACGTTAGAGAACTTCAG GGAGAATGAACAGTTATCCAAGTATGGAGACACAAAGTCCGCAAGATCAATCATGTTGGTGGAACTCAAGAAGTTGATTGAGGCTAATCCCTTGTTCCGTGATAAGTTGCAGTTTCCTACTCTTAGAAACTCAAGGCTCAGGACTCTGATCAACCAGAG CTTGAATTGGCAACATCAGCTTTGTAAAAACCCAAGGCCAAATCCGGATATAAAGACACTTTTTGTGGATCATTCGTGTGGCCCTCCAAATGGTGCACGAGCTCCATCTCCTGTGAACAATCCATTGCTTGGAGGGATACCAAAAGCTGGAGGGTTTCCTCCTTTAGGTGCACATGGG CCATTTCAACCAACGGCCTCACCCGTTCCAACTCCTCTTGCTGGTTGGATGTCTAGTCCATCTTCTGTCCCACATCCAGCTGTCTCTGCTGGTCCCATTGCTCTTGGTGGTCCATCTATCTCAG CGGCATTGAAGCATCCGAGAACTCCTCCAACTGCTTTAGACTACCCATCAGCAGACTCTGAGCACGTCTCAAAAAGAACAAGGCCTATGGGAATCTCTGACGAGGTGAGTCTAGGTGTGAACATGTTGCCAATGTCTTTTCCAGGGCAGGCTCATGGTCACAGTCCGGCTTTCAAAGCACCTGATGACTTGCCCAAGACAGTTGCACGAACTTTGACTCAGGGCTCATCTCCCATGAGCATGGACTTCCACCCAATTAAACAGACACTGCTTCTAg TTGGTACAAATGTAGGAGATATAGGACTGTGGGAAGTTGGTTCTCGAGAAAGATTAGTGCAGAAGACCTTCAAAGTCTGGGATATAAGCAAATGTTCAATGCCCTTACAGGCTGCTCTGGTGAAAGAGCCTGTCGTATCTGTCAACCGTGTGATATGGAGTCCTGACGGTTCCTTGTTCG GAGTTGCTTACTCGAGACATATTGTACAACTATACTCTTATCATGGAGGTGAAGACATGAGGCAACACCTTGAG ATTGATGCTCATGTTGGTGGTGTGAATGATATTTCCTTCTCAACTCCAAACAAGCAACTGTGTGTGATAACTTGTGGTGATGACAAAACCATCAAGGTCTGGGACGCGGCAACTGGTGTCAAAAGACATACTTTTGAAGGCCATGAAGCTCCTGTTTACTCCATCTGTCCTCACTACAAAGAAAACATTCAG TTCATATTCTCGACAGCTCTAGATGGGAAAATCAAGGCATGGTTGTATGATAACATGGGTTCTAGAGTTGACTATGACGCACCTGGTCGCTGGTGTACTACAATGGCCTATAGTGCAGATGGAACTAGGCTGTTCTCTTGTGGGACGAGTAAAGATGGAGAGTCTTACATAGTTGAGTGGAATGAGAGTGAAGGAGCTGTTAAAAGAACTTACCAAGGCTTCCACAAGCGTTCCCTCGGCGTTGTGCAGTTTGATACAACTAAAAACCGTTACCTAGCTGCGGGCGATGACTTCTCCATCAAGTTCTGGGATATGGACAATGTGCAGCTTTTGACTGCCATTGATGGCGATGGAGGTCTTCAGGCAAGCCCGCGTATCCGGTTTAACAAGGAAGGCTCTCTCTTGGCCGTGTCTGGAAACGAGAATGTGATCAAGGTTATGGCGAACTCAGATGGTCTAAGACTGTTGCACACTTTTGAGAATGTTTCATCTGAATCCTCCAAG CCTGCAATAAGTAGCcttgcagcagcagcagcagccgcAGCTGCTGCTACGAGTGCTGGACTCACAGATCGACCAGCCAATGTAGTTTCCATCCAAGGAATG AATGGAGATTCGAGGAACATGGTGGATGTGAAACCAGTGATCACAGAAGAACCAAATGATAAGTCTAAGATATGGAAGCTTACTGAAGTCAGCGAGCCTTCTCAGTGCAGGTCACTGAGACTCCCTGAGAATCTGAGAGTCGCTAAG ATATCAAGATTGATTTTCACTAATTCAGGAAACGCTATACTGGCCTTGGCATCAAACGCTATTCATCTTCTATGGAAATGGCAGAGGAATGACCGCAACGCAACCGGAAAG GCGACAGCTTCTTTACCGCCACAGCAATGGCAACCAGCAAGTGGGATCCTCATGACTAACGACGCTGCTGAAAACAATCCTGAAGAAGCTGTACCTTGTTTTGCTTTATCCAAGAATGATTCATATGTGATGTCAGCCTCCGGAGGAAAGATCTCCTTGTTTAACATGATGACCTTTAAG ACGATGGCTACTTTCATGCCACCACCACCTGCTGCAACTTTTCTTGCTTTCCACCCTCAAGACAACAACATCATTGCTATTGGAATGGATGATAGTACTATTCAGATTTATAACGTCCGTGTTGATGAG GTGAAGAGTAAGCTTAAAGGTCATTCAAAGAGAATAACTGGTCTTGCCTTCTCCAATGTGTTAAATGTGCTGGTTTCTTCTGGAGCAGATGCTCAG ctTTGTGTATGGAACACAGATGGATGGGAGAAGCAAAGAAGCAAGGTTCTGCCACTTCCACAGGGAAGACCAAACACTGCACCTTCAGATACGCGTGTTCAGTTCCACCAAGATCAAGCTCACTTCCTCGTCGTGCACGAGACACAGCTTGCTATTTACGAAACAACCAAGCTCGAATGCATGAAACAG TGGCCAGTGAGAGAATCATCAGCTCCGATCACTCATGCCACGTTCTCATGTGATAGCCAACTGGTCTATGCGAGTTTTATGGATGCAACGATCTGTGTGTTTAGCTCTGCAAATCTAAGGTTGCGTTGCCGAGTCAACCCTTCTGCTTATCTACCAGCTAGTCTCAG CAACTCGAACGTACATCCACTGGTGATTGCGGCACATCCGCAAGAACCAAACATGTTTGCCGTTGGACTCTCAGACGGAGGAGTTCATATATTCGAACCTGTTGAGTCTGAAGGTAAATGGGGAGTGGCTCCACCTGCCGAGAACGGGTCAGCAAGCGGCGCAGCGGCTGCACCATCTGTTGGAGCCTCTGCCTCTGATCAGCCACAGAGATGA